One Lacticaseibacillus rhamnosus genomic window carries:
- the nagB gene encoding glucosamine-6-phosphate deaminase, producing the protein MDVKVFDNDTEAGKYAFELIKQGMDNGAKVLGLATGSTPVTMYQAMVNSDVDFSNMTSVNLDEYVGMSPDNDQSYHYFMKSHLFDKKPFKETFVPNGLAKDPEEETKRYNKVIADHPIDIQVLGIGRNGHIGFNEPGSPFDAETRKVPLTQSTIDANARFFENENDVPRYAYSMGIGSIMKSKKILLLAFGENKADAVQKMIEGPVTNDVPASILQKHPDVVVILDKAAASKLSHK; encoded by the coding sequence ATGGATGTTAAAGTTTTTGATAATGATACAGAAGCAGGAAAATACGCATTTGAATTGATTAAGCAAGGCATGGACAACGGTGCCAAGGTGCTTGGCTTGGCTACTGGCAGCACACCGGTCACCATGTATCAGGCAATGGTAAACAGTGACGTTGATTTCAGTAACATGACCTCGGTTAACTTGGATGAATACGTGGGTATGTCACCGGACAATGATCAAAGTTACCATTACTTCATGAAGAGCCATCTTTTTGACAAGAAACCGTTTAAGGAAACCTTCGTGCCAAACGGTCTTGCCAAGGATCCAGAAGAAGAAACCAAGCGTTATAACAAAGTGATTGCCGATCACCCAATTGACATTCAAGTCTTGGGTATTGGCCGCAATGGTCACATTGGCTTCAACGAACCAGGCTCACCATTTGATGCCGAAACCCGGAAGGTACCTTTAACCCAAAGCACCATTGACGCCAACGCCCGCTTCTTTGAAAACGAAAACGACGTACCACGCTATGCTTACTCCATGGGCATTGGTTCCATTATGAAGAGCAAAAAGATCTTGCTTTTGGCATTTGGCGAAAATAAGGCCGATGCCGTGCAAAAGATGATCGAAGGCCCTGTTACCAACGACGTGCCAGCATCTATTTTGCAAAAGCATCCAGATGTTGTCGTTATCTTGGACAAGGCTGCCGCAAGTAAGTTAAGCCACAAATAA
- a CDS encoding mannitol-1-phosphate 5-dehydrogenase produces MMEAVHFGAGNIGRGFIGETLAANGFKINFVDVNETIINALNQRGEYTITLAAPGEKKIHVDNVDGLNNAKDPEAVVKAIAQADLVTTAIGPKILPIIAPLIAQGLQARAAANNHQPLDVIACENMIGGSQSLKKSVYEHLDDAGKTFADTYVGFPNAAVDRIVPQQKHDDPLAVSVEDFKEWVVDESQMKNHDLKLKTVDYVPDLEPYIERKLFSVNTGHATTAYTGKYLGYSTIGEAIKDPKVFNQAKGALAETRSLLLAEFKNFDEKELETYQNRVLQRFQNPYISDDISRVARTPIRKLGYNERFIRPIRELKERGLDYSVLMDTVGMMFHYVEPNDAEAVKLQAMLKDQPLVDVIKEVTGLKDAALIDEVEASVKSKDR; encoded by the coding sequence ATGATGGAAGCAGTACATTTTGGTGCAGGTAATATTGGTCGCGGCTTTATCGGTGAAACGCTTGCCGCTAATGGATTCAAAATCAATTTTGTCGATGTTAACGAGACGATTATCAATGCGTTAAATCAGCGCGGGGAATACACCATCACTTTGGCCGCCCCGGGTGAAAAGAAAATTCATGTGGACAATGTTGACGGGTTGAATAACGCCAAGGATCCTGAGGCAGTTGTGAAAGCTATTGCCCAAGCCGACTTGGTTACGACGGCGATTGGCCCGAAGATTCTCCCGATCATTGCGCCGCTGATTGCTCAAGGTTTGCAAGCACGCGCGGCCGCTAACAACCACCAACCATTAGATGTGATTGCGTGTGAGAACATGATTGGCGGATCACAGTCGCTGAAGAAGAGCGTTTATGAACATCTTGATGACGCCGGCAAGACCTTTGCTGATACGTACGTTGGCTTCCCTAATGCAGCGGTTGATCGCATTGTCCCGCAGCAAAAACATGATGATCCATTAGCGGTTAGTGTTGAAGACTTCAAAGAATGGGTTGTTGACGAAAGCCAGATGAAGAACCATGATCTGAAGCTTAAGACCGTCGATTATGTGCCTGATCTCGAACCATACATTGAACGCAAGCTCTTCTCAGTCAACACTGGCCACGCAACCACGGCTTACACCGGCAAGTACTTGGGCTACAGCACGATCGGTGAAGCCATCAAGGATCCTAAAGTCTTCAATCAGGCCAAGGGTGCACTTGCCGAAACCCGCTCGCTGCTTTTAGCTGAATTCAAGAACTTTGATGAAAAGGAACTTGAGACTTATCAAAATCGGGTCTTGCAACGGTTCCAGAACCCGTATATTTCCGATGATATTTCGCGAGTTGCCCGGACGCCAATTCGTAAGCTTGGCTACAACGAACGCTTCATCCGACCGATTCGGGAACTGAAGGAACGCGGTTTGGATTACAGCGTCTTGATGGATACGGTTGGCATGATGTTCCATTATGTTGAACCTAATGATGCCGAAGCCGTTAAACTTCAGGCGATGCTCAAGGATCAGCCATTGGTAGACGTCATTAAAGAAGTAACCGGGTTAAAAGATGCTGCTTTGATTGATGAAGTTGAAGCAAGTGTTAAATCCAAGGATCGTTAA
- a CDS encoding Cof-type HAD-IIB family hydrolase, protein MYKAVVFFDLDKTLLNDEKQVPPENVAALKALEANHVLPVIATGRNYYELDDIMAVTGVRSAIAANGGDIFLEGEHIFQSVIGEPQLTRFLNASAARNIQVAMYTSDQSALTGHNELTTDNYAQVRQTPPPIKPDFYKHEAVCMLLMFVPWTDAGDQVGQQFIKDFPEMTFYRNSHYTFDVVNRGISKGTGMNILLNQPALRDIPTYAFGDGYNDIPLLQAADTGIAMGNAYPKVAAVADYQTDDYRSHGIPNALAHFNLI, encoded by the coding sequence ATGTACAAAGCTGTTGTCTTTTTTGATTTAGACAAAACCCTGCTGAATGATGAAAAACAGGTCCCGCCGGAAAATGTTGCTGCACTAAAAGCGCTCGAAGCCAACCATGTCTTGCCTGTCATTGCTACTGGCCGCAACTACTACGAACTCGATGACATCATGGCCGTTACCGGTGTTCGAAGCGCCATTGCAGCAAATGGTGGTGATATTTTCCTGGAAGGCGAGCATATTTTCCAAAGCGTGATCGGTGAGCCGCAACTGACACGGTTTCTTAATGCTAGTGCTGCCCGCAATATTCAGGTCGCGATGTATACAAGTGACCAATCAGCCTTAACGGGACACAATGAGTTGACCACTGATAATTACGCTCAGGTGCGGCAAACCCCGCCGCCGATTAAGCCCGATTTTTACAAACATGAAGCCGTCTGCATGCTACTAATGTTTGTACCTTGGACCGATGCCGGCGATCAAGTCGGACAACAATTCATTAAGGATTTTCCGGAAATGACCTTCTACCGTAACTCACATTACACCTTTGATGTCGTTAATCGCGGCATTTCTAAAGGTACTGGCATGAACATCTTGCTGAATCAACCCGCATTGCGCGATATTCCTACCTACGCATTCGGTGACGGGTATAACGACATTCCCCTTTTGCAGGCAGCCGATACCGGGATCGCGATGGGTAATGCTTATCCTAAAGTTGCTGCCGTTGCTGACTATCAAACCGATGACTACCGTAGTCATGGCATTCCCAATGCACTCGCGCATTTCAACTTGATTTAA
- a CDS encoding PTS sugar transporter subunit IIA — translation MKGLDVKTIKLGQEAKTREEAIRQAGQLLVDNGNVEPGYIDSMIDRNRDVSVYMGNFIAIPHGTEDGMKYIKKTGISVVQYPWGVDWSDDPADENLVTVVFGIAGLNGEHLKLLSQIALYCSDVENVQKLADAQTPEEIVNLLKEVE, via the coding sequence ATGAAAGGACTTGACGTAAAGACGATCAAACTTGGTCAAGAAGCCAAGACCAGGGAAGAAGCCATTCGTCAGGCCGGCCAACTCTTGGTCGACAATGGCAACGTTGAACCGGGTTATATTGATTCAATGATTGATCGTAATCGTGACGTTTCAGTGTATATGGGTAACTTTATTGCGATTCCCCATGGCACTGAAGACGGCATGAAATATATTAAAAAGACCGGTATTTCGGTCGTTCAATATCCGTGGGGAGTTGATTGGTCGGATGATCCGGCTGATGAGAATCTCGTCACCGTTGTGTTCGGCATTGCCGGATTAAACGGCGAGCATCTCAAACTACTCTCACAAATTGCGCTTTATTGTAGCGATGTTGAAAATGTTCAAAAACTGGCCGACGCACAAACGCCGGAAGAAATCGTCAATTTACTGAAGGAAGTTGAATAA
- a CDS encoding spr1630 family ClpXP-sensitive toxin encodes MHHLEIPASIAQQLVDGLMGGYKDYLAERKQKQQSLTISGAFAWTRSNFIDSKISELVSKEPSISSQPDKAGYAWEYIQFIHEQSNHRSLIIVKNARQLKRRFNNTNTTVDKNNYLYQLAGINNELSAAGLLSSRQTNGVIQLELALPDTNNAVVSLMNQTAQKSSPFSKFYIVTYAVDNDSKMIKHIELTMPNQTEMTLKPIQDLTPLIKHSPFQISLEEVEPIQSDQVPDAAYEQNTLFGYEINADPETEMEADAE; translated from the coding sequence ATGCATCATTTGGAAATCCCTGCTTCGATCGCACAACAGTTGGTTGATGGTTTAATGGGCGGCTATAAGGATTACCTTGCTGAGCGTAAGCAGAAACAGCAGTCTTTGACTATTAGCGGTGCGTTTGCCTGGACCCGGAGCAATTTCATCGACTCTAAGATTAGCGAACTAGTCAGTAAGGAACCTTCAATTAGTAGTCAACCCGATAAGGCCGGATACGCTTGGGAATACATTCAATTTATCCACGAACAAAGCAATCATCGCTCATTGATCATTGTTAAAAATGCGCGGCAGCTAAAGCGTCGATTCAATAATACGAATACGACTGTAGACAAAAATAATTATCTTTATCAATTAGCCGGCATCAATAATGAGTTGAGTGCAGCCGGCTTACTAAGCAGTCGGCAAACTAATGGCGTCATTCAGCTGGAACTAGCTTTGCCTGATACCAACAATGCTGTTGTAAGTCTCATGAATCAAACAGCTCAAAAATCATCACCGTTCTCAAAATTCTACATTGTGACTTACGCGGTAGATAACGACAGCAAAATGATCAAGCATATTGAACTAACGATGCCGAATCAAACCGAAATGACTTTGAAACCCATTCAAGACTTAACCCCTTTAATCAAACACAGTCCATTCCAGATCAGCCTTGAGGAAGTTGAGCCGATTCAGTCTGATCAGGTGCCCGACGCAGCATATGAACAAAACACCCTGTTTGGCTACGAAATTAATGCTGATCCGGAAACAGAAATGGAGGCAGACGCTGAATAG
- a CDS encoding PTS mannitol transporter subunit IICBA: MEAKSANTPATEKKKFNLKAGMQSFGTKLSGMVLPNIGAFIAWGLITAIFLKGGWLPNAQLAKMITPMVTYLLPLLIAFSGGSMVAGHRGGVVGAIAAMGVIVGTNVPMFIGAMVMGPLGGWCIKKWDDRVQDKIRQGFEMLVNNFSAGIIGMLLAIVGFFLMGPIISGLTNAMAAGVDWIINHGLLWLANIFIEPAKILFLNNAINQGILTPLGIQAAAEHGKSILFLLEPDPGPGLGVLLAFALFGKGAAKGSAPSAIIIHFLGGIHEIYFPYVLMKPALFLSVMAGGVTGTTLFSIFNVGLKSSPSPGSILSLLAMSPVNIGNYIGLIVGVTGATAVSFLISAFILRRDKGTGDELAASEAKMKSMKAEAKGQDVAAAKDVMSQAKGIKQIIFACDAGMGSSAMGASILRDKVKKAGLDLSVTNTAISNLQDKPGLLVVTQEELADRAKKQTPDAAHVAVENFLNSPKYDEIIASLKAEAVGGTDETATKETPKAKQETPEDELNDIDFDKITEVDFLHHDQNIGSATMAQATFRSELRKLNKDVKVRNVAIGEIDDKDHVLIIASKETARRVKLQFANVQVYTVDGLLNATNYDKLIEKLK, from the coding sequence TTGGAAGCTAAATCAGCAAACACGCCGGCAACAGAGAAGAAGAAATTCAATCTGAAGGCCGGTATGCAATCATTCGGGACCAAGCTTTCCGGCATGGTGTTACCTAACATCGGCGCCTTTATTGCTTGGGGCCTCATTACTGCCATCTTCCTTAAAGGTGGCTGGCTGCCAAATGCGCAACTAGCAAAAATGATCACGCCAATGGTCACTTACCTATTACCATTGCTCATCGCTTTTTCCGGCGGTTCAATGGTAGCAGGTCACCGTGGCGGCGTTGTTGGCGCCATTGCTGCAATGGGGGTTATTGTCGGAACCAATGTCCCAATGTTCATTGGGGCAATGGTGATGGGCCCACTAGGCGGCTGGTGTATTAAGAAATGGGACGATCGGGTCCAAGACAAGATTCGCCAAGGTTTTGAAATGCTGGTCAATAACTTCAGTGCCGGCATTATCGGGATGCTATTAGCAATTGTTGGCTTCTTCTTAATGGGACCGATCATTTCCGGCTTGACTAACGCAATGGCAGCCGGCGTTGATTGGATTATCAATCATGGTCTGTTATGGTTAGCAAATATTTTCATTGAACCAGCTAAGATCCTGTTTCTAAATAATGCGATCAATCAAGGGATCTTAACACCGCTTGGGATTCAGGCAGCAGCTGAACATGGTAAGTCCATCCTGTTCCTGCTTGAACCTGATCCGGGTCCGGGGCTTGGTGTCCTGCTTGCATTTGCCTTATTCGGTAAGGGTGCGGCCAAAGGTTCTGCACCTTCAGCCATCATCATTCATTTCTTAGGTGGGATTCACGAAATTTACTTCCCATATGTTCTAATGAAACCGGCATTGTTCCTGTCAGTTATGGCTGGTGGTGTGACTGGGACGACCTTGTTCTCAATCTTCAATGTTGGCTTAAAGAGTTCGCCATCTCCCGGCTCCATCCTATCGTTGCTCGCGATGTCACCGGTTAATATCGGAAACTATATCGGCTTAATCGTTGGGGTTACTGGTGCCACTGCCGTTTCCTTCCTGATTTCGGCATTCATCTTGCGCCGCGATAAGGGTACTGGCGATGAGTTGGCAGCCAGTGAAGCGAAGATGAAGTCGATGAAAGCTGAAGCTAAAGGTCAGGATGTGGCTGCTGCTAAAGATGTCATGAGCCAGGCTAAAGGCATTAAGCAAATTATCTTTGCTTGCGATGCCGGCATGGGCTCCAGTGCCATGGGTGCTTCGATTCTTCGTGATAAAGTCAAGAAGGCTGGTTTGGATCTGTCGGTTACCAACACGGCCATTAGCAACTTGCAGGATAAGCCGGGACTCTTAGTTGTGACGCAAGAAGAATTGGCTGATCGGGCTAAGAAACAAACGCCTGATGCAGCACACGTCGCTGTTGAGAACTTCTTGAATAGTCCTAAGTATGATGAGATCATTGCTAGTTTGAAGGCTGAAGCAGTTGGCGGGACAGATGAAACCGCAACTAAAGAAACGCCAAAAGCTAAGCAGGAAACGCCAGAAGACGAGCTTAACGATATCGACTTCGATAAGATTACAGAAGTAGACTTCCTGCATCACGATCAAAATATCGGCTCGGCAACTATGGCACAAGCGACATTCCGCTCTGAGTTGCGAAAACTCAACAAAGACGTCAAGGTTCGTAATGTTGCGATCGGTGAGATTGATGATAAGGATCATGTCTTAATCATCGCATCGAAAGAAACTGCCCGGCGTGTTAAATTACAATTTGCCAATGTTCAAGTCTATACCGTGGATGGTCTTTTGAACGCGACGAACTATGATAAACTTATTGAGAAATTGAAATAA
- a CDS encoding alpha/beta hydrolase, giving the protein MKQSHLIGLATPLLLSAGTLATAERFYQYAFRRINYIPDARSSMQKYASSYYRHVHWVESQRHIEAWHMTAPDNQRLEALWLPHPGSQKAVIIGHGYKGTGITMSNFAHMFYDLGFNVLLPDDRGHGESDGEYISFGWLDRLDYLGWLQRILDRLGNDAQLLLFGTSMGGATVSLVAGEPSLPKQVKAVIEDCGYTDVETELAYLLKKQFHLPPLPLVPLASFINYRRLGYPLRVVNVRQALTRNRLPLLVIHGAEDVYVPTKMGRENYAASAGPKALWIVPGAAHAESYWINPAAYQAHVKRFLDIFF; this is encoded by the coding sequence ATGAAACAAAGCCATTTGATCGGCCTTGCAACCCCACTGTTGTTGTCAGCGGGCACTTTAGCAACTGCTGAGCGTTTTTACCAATATGCATTTCGGCGAATCAATTACATTCCTGATGCCCGTAGCTCCATGCAAAAATACGCCTCATCATATTACCGTCATGTCCACTGGGTTGAAAGTCAGCGGCATATTGAAGCCTGGCATATGACAGCTCCGGATAATCAGCGGCTTGAAGCACTTTGGCTGCCGCATCCCGGTAGTCAAAAAGCGGTGATTATCGGTCATGGTTATAAGGGCACCGGGATTACCATGAGTAACTTTGCCCACATGTTTTACGACTTGGGCTTCAATGTGTTGTTGCCTGACGATCGTGGCCATGGTGAATCTGATGGCGAGTACATCAGTTTTGGCTGGTTGGATCGGCTTGATTACCTTGGCTGGCTGCAACGCATTCTTGACCGGCTTGGCAACGATGCCCAGTTATTGCTGTTTGGCACGAGCATGGGTGGCGCCACGGTTTCATTGGTCGCAGGCGAGCCGAGTTTGCCGAAACAGGTCAAGGCCGTAATTGAAGATTGCGGGTACACGGATGTTGAAACGGAACTGGCTTATCTTTTAAAGAAGCAATTCCACCTTCCACCGTTGCCACTGGTACCATTAGCCAGCTTCATCAATTATCGGCGCTTAGGTTATCCTCTCCGCGTGGTCAACGTCCGTCAGGCTTTAACGCGAAACCGCCTGCCATTACTAGTCATCCACGGCGCTGAAGATGTTTATGTGCCAACCAAAATGGGCCGCGAAAATTACGCTGCCTCCGCTGGTCCCAAAGCGCTCTGGATTGTCCCGGGTGCGGCCCACGCCGAAAGTTACTGGATTAACCCCGCGGCCTATCAAGCGCACGTGAAGCGATTTTTGGATATTTTCTTTTAG
- a CDS encoding BglG family transcription antiterminator has product MLLTNREQEMIRLMMSQPAGISRDELERQLGVSRRTIYRELSQLEHDIATVNLKLDKGNGSSYRIVGAAADLASLSAALSHQRQDLTFDPSQRQSALTLMLLTTDETLTMTALADAVDVSITTIKQDLDILEPALNEYHLKLNRQKAAGIWIEGQEGDIRRVLVGVLNAEINPYVFFRFLNDPQQDFDPVANYFIERLPQEELLAANTALSQIKALADLNDNQRKAVLLTVAINTRRLREDHHVKPQQHFDQERLFQDQQLALQFLAEMDSTIREKVRVGDYQFLAIELSNIRGGLAGEPVDQFDLTINLEVQDLIREVARSFPGKFSGNPQLYSSLLAHVQRTAGGDWLSGVTMTNPVLAHLQDDYSELYQAVQKAADHVFGQGAFTGDALAYLVLYFASVLDHAPAEKPVAVLLVTSDGPGTGSLIAGKLRVQVPEIRKIKIVQVSDLPEQQLEHYDLVLATMPLPGFKHQYLVITPILGREEIAEVRRLVQRATPKQVRPLNQPSLDQTVTAFESLKTMVMAADGLLQHFAVNDLNEPVTTIAAAIDAMLARLPTVVVEPPIVKEALLKRLELAPVGIPNTGLAMIHTSSRGVTTPYIGAFDLKTAIPLAAMDMGTIQLQRILLLLTPNPVPQETLTLLSAVSAKLVASPADIQLFEKGHYSQLYQVMTEVFMHEIQKIDRR; this is encoded by the coding sequence ATGTTACTAACGAATCGTGAACAGGAAATGATCAGACTGATGATGAGCCAGCCCGCCGGCATAAGCCGCGACGAGCTGGAGCGACAGCTGGGTGTCAGCCGCCGGACCATTTACCGTGAGCTTTCGCAACTGGAACATGATATCGCAACGGTGAATTTGAAATTGGACAAAGGCAATGGCAGCTCGTACCGGATTGTGGGAGCAGCTGCTGATTTAGCCAGTCTATCTGCAGCCTTGTCACATCAACGGCAAGATCTCACCTTTGATCCCAGTCAGCGGCAGAGTGCGCTAACACTGATGTTGCTGACAACGGATGAAACTTTGACGATGACAGCCTTAGCTGATGCGGTAGATGTCAGCATTACGACGATTAAGCAAGATCTGGATATTCTCGAACCGGCGTTAAATGAATATCATCTTAAGCTGAATCGGCAAAAAGCAGCTGGTATCTGGATCGAAGGACAAGAAGGTGATATTCGCCGGGTTCTGGTCGGCGTCTTGAATGCTGAAATTAATCCGTATGTGTTCTTTCGCTTCCTAAACGATCCGCAGCAAGACTTTGATCCGGTGGCGAACTATTTCATTGAACGGTTACCGCAAGAAGAATTACTTGCTGCTAACACCGCACTGTCTCAGATTAAAGCTTTAGCGGATCTAAATGACAATCAACGTAAAGCAGTGCTACTAACGGTTGCAATTAATACACGAAGATTGCGTGAGGACCATCACGTTAAACCGCAGCAGCATTTTGATCAGGAACGACTGTTTCAGGATCAACAACTGGCGCTACAATTCCTAGCCGAGATGGATTCGACAATCCGCGAAAAAGTACGTGTCGGTGATTATCAATTCCTTGCCATCGAACTGAGTAATATTCGCGGCGGGTTGGCAGGCGAACCGGTTGATCAATTTGATTTAACCATCAACCTTGAAGTTCAGGATCTTATTCGGGAAGTAGCCCGATCATTTCCCGGGAAATTTTCCGGGAACCCACAGCTTTATTCCTCATTACTGGCTCATGTCCAACGAACGGCTGGAGGGGATTGGCTGTCTGGTGTCACAATGACCAATCCCGTACTTGCTCATTTGCAAGATGATTATTCTGAACTTTACCAAGCGGTTCAAAAGGCGGCTGACCATGTTTTCGGCCAAGGAGCCTTCACTGGCGACGCGCTTGCCTATCTGGTTTTATACTTCGCTTCGGTTTTGGATCACGCGCCAGCAGAAAAGCCCGTTGCGGTGCTATTGGTTACTAGTGATGGACCCGGAACCGGCAGCTTGATTGCTGGAAAGTTGCGTGTGCAGGTACCGGAAATCCGTAAGATTAAGATTGTTCAGGTGAGTGATTTACCGGAACAACAACTTGAACATTACGATCTGGTCCTTGCTACCATGCCGCTGCCGGGGTTTAAGCATCAGTACTTGGTGATTACTCCGATATTGGGACGCGAGGAAATAGCGGAAGTGCGCCGGCTTGTTCAGCGCGCCACACCTAAACAAGTGCGGCCGTTGAATCAACCGTCACTGGACCAAACAGTTACCGCCTTTGAGAGCCTAAAAACCATGGTGATGGCAGCAGATGGGTTACTACAACACTTTGCCGTCAACGACTTGAATGAGCCGGTCACCACGATTGCTGCTGCTATCGATGCGATGCTTGCTCGGTTACCGACCGTTGTCGTTGAACCGCCAATTGTCAAAGAAGCACTGTTAAAAAGATTGGAGTTAGCGCCGGTTGGCATCCCGAATACAGGTTTAGCAATGATTCACACGAGTAGTCGCGGTGTCACAACCCCATATATCGGGGCGTTTGATCTCAAAACAGCGATACCTTTAGCGGCAATGGACATGGGCACGATCCAACTGCAGCGGATTCTCCTGTTGCTGACGCCGAATCCTGTTCCACAAGAAACATTGACCCTCCTGAGTGCAGTTAGCGCCAAGCTAGTTGCCTCACCAGCGGACATACAGCTTTTTGAAAAAGGCCACTATAGTCAGTTATATCAAGTGATGACAGAAGTTTTTATGCACGAAATTCAAAAAATTGATCGAAGGTGA
- a CDS encoding alpha/beta hydrolase, with product MADEEAMLAKVQASWAQTAARDKARYADERVPEDVHWETEYRYEQSADPQQTLNLYYPAKRRNATMPTVIDIHGGGWFYGDRNLNRNYCRYLASQGYAVMGMGYRLLPDVDLRGQIQDIFASLRWLSHFGPQRGFDLDHVLLTGDSAGGHLASLVACIQQSAELQELFGVSRVNFNFTLVALVCPVAEPSKLPEAAGDMSDMAAFYLDKLSGGDQALADHLNFSQVVKGLDLPPFMLIGGQNDSFYLQSQALLKVFDANHVTYTTKLWPASAGPHLKHVFNVQHWEWPESIETNLEMLRTFDALSKQQDQAEENEFE from the coding sequence ATGGCAGATGAAGAGGCAATGTTGGCAAAAGTTCAAGCGAGCTGGGCGCAAACGGCTGCTCGGGATAAGGCACGGTACGCGGATGAACGGGTACCGGAAGATGTTCATTGGGAGACGGAATATCGGTACGAACAGTCGGCTGATCCGCAGCAAACCCTGAACCTGTACTATCCGGCCAAAAGACGCAACGCAACCATGCCGACCGTCATCGATATTCATGGTGGCGGGTGGTTTTATGGTGATCGTAATTTGAATCGTAATTATTGCCGCTATTTGGCTAGTCAAGGATACGCAGTGATGGGTATGGGCTATCGGTTGTTACCGGATGTTGATTTACGCGGCCAGATTCAAGACATCTTTGCTAGTCTGCGCTGGTTATCGCATTTTGGCCCTCAACGCGGATTTGACCTTGACCATGTGCTTTTGACCGGGGATTCAGCTGGCGGCCACCTGGCGTCCTTGGTTGCCTGCATCCAGCAGAGTGCGGAGTTACAGGAACTCTTTGGTGTGAGTCGGGTTAATTTCAACTTCACCCTGGTGGCGCTGGTTTGTCCAGTCGCCGAACCAAGTAAGCTTCCCGAAGCAGCCGGTGACATGAGCGATATGGCCGCGTTTTATCTGGACAAGTTAAGCGGCGGCGATCAGGCACTGGCCGATCACCTGAATTTCTCGCAGGTTGTCAAAGGCTTGGACCTGCCGCCGTTTATGCTGATTGGCGGGCAAAATGACAGCTTTTACTTGCAAAGCCAAGCCTTGTTGAAGGTGTTCGATGCTAATCACGTCACCTATACAACGAAGCTATGGCCGGCAAGTGCGGGGCCGCACCTTAAGCATGTGTTTAATGTTCAACATTGGGAATGGCCGGAAAGTATTGAGACGAACTTGGAGATGCTGCGGACGTTTGATGCGTTAAGCAAGCAGCAAGATCAAGCTGAAGAAAACGAATTTGAATAG